In Xiphophorus hellerii strain 12219 chromosome 13, Xiphophorus_hellerii-4.1, whole genome shotgun sequence, the following proteins share a genomic window:
- the LOC116730952 gene encoding uncharacterized protein LOC116730952, whose protein sequence is MPFQVNFDNYEAVLSFVLVNNNHWKLLYINAEARTVFLIDPAQVSSELVDSQKAAKRIQEYFKMRRTCHGKIDWVGIQWKGGTMRHPIQQDGSSCGVIVVKMAKALMEAFPLMPDVDFDTTKKAMKSERRTLALQILDASVFDDHCWCAMCAAYKAPGSGPGMTDWIQCDNCDRWYHALCINMKSTEFQKKKTGSWKCIWCS, encoded by the exons atgccatTTCAGGTAAACTTTGACAACTATGAAGCAGTTCTGTCATTTGTCCTTGTGAACAACAATCACTGGAAGTTGctg TACATCAATGCAGAAGCCAGAACTGTATTCCTAATAGATCCTGCACAAGTATCATCTGAGCTTGTGGACTCCCAAAAGGCAGCTAAAagaataca AGAATACTTCAAAATGAGAAGGACATGCCATGGAAAAATAGACTGGGTTGGGATCCAATGGAAAGGGGGGACAATGCGCCACCCTATTCAACAAGACGGAAGCAGCTGTGGAGTTATTGTAGTCAAA atggcAAAAGCACTGATGGAAGCCTTCCCTCTGATGCCAGATGTAGATTTTGacacaacaaaaaaggcaatgaaaagtgaaagaagaacTCTCGCTCTTCAAATCCTTGATGCATCAG TATTTGATGACCACTGTTGGTGTGCGATGTGCGCTGCATACAAAGCCCCGGGGTCTGGCCCTGGAATGACAGACTGG atCCAGTGTGACAACTGTGACCGATGGTACCATGCCCTGTGCATAAATATGAAGAGCacagaatttcaaaagaaaaaaacaggcagttGGAAATGTATATGGTGTAGTTAA